Within Candidatus Palauibacter scopulicola, the genomic segment TCTCGATCTCGTGGCGCTCCATCAGGGCAAGGCTGGACGCGTCCACGTACGTCAGGCGGGCCCCCCTGAGCCGGTCGAGGATCCGGCAGGTGTCGCGGTGGAGCCGTGAAGTGCCTTCGAGCAGGACGAGGCCGTCGAGGTTCTCCAGGAGGCGGCGGCAGGCACGGGCCTGCTCCTCGCCGTGACGATGCAGGAACCAGGAGTACGCCTCCGACCAGACGAGCATCGAAGTGTGCCAACGCGGCACGGGTCCGCCGAACAGCGTACGCGCCTGCGCATGGTACTGGTCGCGCCGGTTG encodes:
- a CDS encoding PIN domain-containing protein — protein: MKGRKVFLDTGILIAALNRRDQYHAQARTLFGGPVPRWHTSMLVWSEAYSWFLHRHGEEQARACRRLLENLDGLVLLEGTSRLHRDTCRILDRLRGARLTYVDASSLALMERHEIEIAWATDHHLGLTGAEVFPRS